The following coding sequences lie in one Phycisphaerae bacterium genomic window:
- the uvrB gene encoding excinuclease ABC subunit UvrB, with amino-acid sequence MSEFKIHSSFEPAGDQPAAIAKLTAAYQADQRNQCLLGVTGSGKTFTMAHVIRNLNRPALVISHNKTLAAQLYEEFTGLFPENSVEYFVSYYDYYQPEAYIPQRDIYIEKDASRNDDLDRLRLKATTSLASRRDVVIVASVSCIFGLGSPEDFKRSVIPIRVGDTMDRDELLKRFVDLQYSRNDIDFRRGKFRVRGDVVELHPGDEEFAYRIEFFGDAIDRIDLIDSLTNETITSQDQIFIFPAVHYVMPEDRKEAALATIQAELDLRVMELRRLGKLLEAQRLLARTKYDLEMIREVGYCSGIENYSRHFNGTPPGSRPYTLIDYFPRDFLLILDESHATVPQLRAMFAGDRSRKEVLVEHGFRLPSCLDNRPLRFEEFESMWNQTMFVSATPGPYELERCGGEIVEQIIRPTGLVDPAIEVAAARGQVPDLLKRIEGRVAAGERVLVTTLTKRLAEDLSAYIDQKGFRGRYLHSDIETLERVEILNDLRRGNFDVLVGVNLLREGLDLPEVSMVAIMDADKEGFLRSETSLIQMIGRTARNVNAVVVLYADKMTPSMQRAIDETNRRRELQIRYNQEHHIEPETIKKAIRNSLEQEISARRVAREAVRASEDEYDRDEMIAKVEEEMLEAAEKLDFERAAMLRDRLRELQAVPRLETGGKDTAGRQTEIAFRKDETGQDDEEPDPTQRRKGRPSFWKPRSKHFRQ; translated from the coding sequence ATGTCCGAGTTCAAGATCCACAGTTCGTTCGAGCCGGCGGGGGATCAGCCGGCGGCCATAGCCAAGCTGACCGCGGCGTATCAGGCCGACCAGAGAAACCAGTGCCTGCTCGGGGTGACCGGCTCGGGCAAGACGTTCACCATGGCCCACGTGATCCGTAATCTGAACCGGCCGGCGCTGGTGATCAGCCACAACAAGACCTTGGCCGCCCAGCTCTACGAGGAGTTCACCGGGCTGTTCCCCGAGAACTCCGTCGAGTACTTCGTCAGCTACTACGACTACTACCAGCCCGAGGCCTACATTCCGCAGCGGGACATCTACATCGAGAAGGACGCCTCGCGCAACGACGACCTCGACCGACTGCGGCTCAAGGCGACGACTTCGCTGGCCTCGCGACGCGACGTGGTCATCGTGGCCAGCGTGTCCTGCATCTTCGGCCTCGGCTCGCCCGAAGACTTCAAGCGGAGCGTCATTCCAATCCGCGTCGGCGATACCATGGACCGCGACGAGCTGCTCAAACGCTTCGTCGATCTGCAGTACAGCCGTAACGATATCGACTTCCGGCGGGGCAAATTCCGGGTGCGCGGCGACGTGGTCGAACTTCACCCCGGCGACGAGGAGTTCGCCTACCGCATCGAGTTTTTCGGCGACGCGATCGACCGCATCGACCTGATCGATTCGTTGACCAACGAGACGATTACCTCGCAGGACCAGATCTTCATCTTCCCCGCCGTCCACTACGTCATGCCCGAGGACCGCAAAGAAGCCGCCCTGGCAACCATTCAGGCGGAGCTGGACCTCCGGGTCATGGAACTCCGCCGGCTGGGCAAGCTGCTCGAAGCCCAGCGGTTGCTGGCTCGGACCAAGTACGACCTCGAGATGATCCGCGAGGTCGGCTACTGCAGCGGCATCGAAAACTACTCCCGGCACTTCAACGGCACGCCGCCGGGTTCCCGGCCGTACACCCTGATCGACTACTTCCCCAGGGATTTCCTGCTGATCCTCGACGAATCACACGCGACCGTGCCCCAGCTTCGAGCGATGTTCGCCGGCGACCGCAGCCGCAAGGAGGTCCTGGTCGAACACGGATTCCGGCTGCCCTCGTGCCTCGACAACCGCCCCCTGCGGTTCGAGGAATTCGAGAGCATGTGGAACCAGACCATGTTCGTGAGTGCCACACCCGGGCCCTACGAACTCGAACGATGCGGCGGCGAGATTGTCGAGCAGATCATCCGGCCTACCGGCTTGGTCGATCCGGCCATCGAGGTCGCGGCGGCTCGCGGACAGGTCCCCGATCTGCTCAAGCGCATCGAGGGCCGGGTGGCCGCCGGCGAACGCGTCCTGGTAACCACCCTGACCAAACGCTTGGCCGAGGACCTCTCGGCCTACATCGATCAGAAGGGCTTCCGCGGCCGCTATCTGCACAGCGATATCGAAACCCTGGAGCGAGTCGAAATCCTCAATGACCTGCGGCGGGGCAACTTCGACGTGCTGGTCGGCGTGAACCTGCTCCGCGAAGGGCTCGACCTTCCAGAGGTGTCCATGGTCGCGATCATGGATGCCGACAAGGAGGGCTTCCTTCGCAGCGAGACGTCCCTGATCCAGATGATCGGCCGTACCGCCCGCAACGTGAACGCCGTGGTCGTTCTGTACGCCGACAAAATGACGCCCAGCATGCAACGGGCTATCGACGAAACCAACCGCCGCCGCGAGCTACAGATCAGGTACAACCAGGAGCATCACATTGAGCCGGAGACGATCAAGAAGGCCATCCGCAACTCACTGGAGCAGGAAATCTCCGCACGCCGGGTGGCTCGCGAAGCGGTCAGGGCGAGCGAGGATGAGTATGATCGCGACGAGATGATCGCCAAGGTCGAGGAAGAAATGCTCGAGGCGGCCGAGAAACTCGACTTCGAACGGGCGGCCATGCTCCGCGACCGGCTGCGCGAGCTGCAGGCGGTTCCCAGGCTGGAAACAGGGGGCAAAGATACCGCCGGCCGGCAGACCGAGATCGCCTTCAGGAAAGACGAAACTGGCCAAGACGACGAGGAGCCTGACC